One stretch of Paroedura picta isolate Pp20150507F chromosome 13, Ppicta_v3.0, whole genome shotgun sequence DNA includes these proteins:
- the P2RX4 gene encoding P2X purinoceptor 4 has product MAGEGCCAGRCAGLAGFLFEYDTPRIVLIKSRKVGLMNRLVQLAILAYVIGWVFVWEKGYQETDSVVSSVTTKVKGLAVTNTSTLGLRVWDVADYVIPPQGENAVFVMTNLIITLNQTQGLCAEFPDKTTKCSSDKDCSPGDINTHSNGVQTGKCVWYEEKNKTCQIFGWCPVENDENVPKPAFLKGAENFTLLVKNNIWYPKFNFTKRNILPTINQTYLKSCRYHPKTDPFCPIFRLGDMVVAAGQDFQEMAVEGGVMGLQISWNCNLDKSASRCVPKYSFRRIDNKDSSHTVSPGYNFRFAKYFQTAAGVESRTLIKAYGIRFDIMVFGKAGKFDIIPTMINIGSGLALFGVATVLCDIIVLYFMKKKYYYREKKYKYVEDYELGANESYGSRPESQQCCGVR; this is encoded by the exons ATGGCCGGCGAGGGCTGCTGCGCGGGGCGTTGCGCGGGCCTGGCCGGCTTCCTCTTCGAGTACGACACGCCGCGGATCGTGCTCATCAAGAGCCGCAAAGTGGGGCTCATGAACCGGCTGGTCCAGCTGGCCATCCTGGCCTACGTGATCGG CTGGGTGTTTGTGTGGGAAAAAGGCTATCAGGAGACCGACTCGGTGGTGAGTTCGGTAACCACGAAGGTGAAAGGACTCGCTGTGACCAACACCTCCACTCTGGGCCTCCGGGTGTGGGATGTGGCGGACTATGTGATTCCCCCTCAG GGTGAAAATGCTGTCTTCGTCATGACTAACCTGATCATCACGTTGAATCAGACACAAGGACTCTGTGCAGAG TTTCCAGATAAGACGACCAAATGCTCCTCCGATAAGGactgctctccaggggacatcAACACTCACAGCAACG GCGTTCAGACCGGGAAATGCGTCTGGTacgaagagaaaaataaaacctgcCAGATCTTTGGGTGGTGTCCTGTGGAGAACGACGAAAACGTACCCAA GCCTGCTTTCCTTAAGGGAGCTGAAAACTTCACCCTTCTGGTCAAGAACAATATCTGGTACCCCAAGTTCAACTTCACCAA GCGAAACATTCTCCCCACCATCAATCAAACATACCTCAAGTCTTGCAGGTACCACCCCAAAACGGACCCCTTTTGCCCGATTTTCCGCCTCGGCGATATGGTGGTTGCCGCTGGGCAGGACTTCCAAGAGATGGCTGTCGAG GGCGGAGTGATGGGGCTGCAGATCAGTTGGAACTGCAACCTGGACAAATCGGCTTCTCGCTGTGTGCCAAAGTACAGCTTCCGACGCATCGACAACAAGGATTCTTCTCACACTGTTTCTCCGGGGTACAATTTCAG GTTTGCAAAATATTTCCAGACGGCTGCAGGAGTGGAGTCCCGGACGCTTATCAAGGCTTATGGCATTCGCTTTGACATCATGGTCTTCGGGAAG GCAGGCAAGTTTGACATCATTCCCACAATGATTAACATTGGATCCGGCTTAGCCTTGTTTGGCGTG GCCACGGTTCTCTGTGACATCATTGTCCTGTATTTCATGAAGAAAAAGTATTATTACCGAGAGAAGAAATATAAATATGTGGAAGACTATGAGCTT